A window of the Butyricimonas faecalis genome harbors these coding sequences:
- a CDS encoding cation diffusion facilitator family transporter — protein sequence MESREKQIYRVTIVGSIANFFLLVFKFVAGTLGKSSAMIADAVHSLSDFVTDVIVLIFVKVSAKPKDAGHDYGHGKYETLATAIIGIVLLMVGTGIFWNGLNQILAFYRGEELGAPDLIALIAALVSIVVKEVLYRYSVIVGHKVQSQAVVANAWHHRSDAFSSIGTALGIAGAIFLGKDWRVLDPIAAVIVSIFIVKVSIRLLIPCLNDLLERSLPEEIEREIIAIIDEDPQIKDPHNLKTRRIGNDFAIEVHIRLQPDMTVREAHGVATGIENRLRAKYGSHTHVAVHVEPVKNE from the coding sequence ATGGAAAGCCGGGAAAAGCAAATATATAGGGTTACAATTGTTGGTTCAATTGCCAATTTCTTTTTGTTGGTGTTCAAGTTTGTTGCGGGAACATTAGGGAAAAGTAGTGCCATGATTGCTGATGCAGTACATTCTTTATCCGATTTTGTAACAGATGTAATCGTCTTGATTTTCGTGAAAGTTTCTGCCAAACCCAAAGATGCGGGGCATGATTACGGGCATGGTAAATATGAGACATTGGCAACTGCAATTATCGGGATTGTTTTGTTGATGGTCGGGACAGGGATTTTCTGGAACGGGTTGAATCAGATACTTGCTTTTTATCGAGGAGAAGAATTAGGTGCTCCCGATTTAATAGCTTTGATAGCAGCTCTTGTTTCGATCGTGGTGAAAGAAGTCCTTTACCGTTATTCGGTTATCGTGGGGCATAAGGTGCAAAGCCAAGCTGTTGTGGCAAATGCTTGGCATCATCGTTCGGATGCTTTCTCGTCTATCGGTACTGCTTTGGGGATTGCCGGGGCTATTTTTCTAGGGAAAGACTGGCGGGTACTTGACCCGATAGCAGCCGTTATCGTGAGTATTTTCATCGTAAAAGTGTCCATCCGGCTTTTGATTCCTTGTTTGAATGATTTATTGGAACGATCTTTGCCGGAGGAGATTGAAAGGGAAATAATTGCGATAATAGATGAAGACCCGCAAATAAAGGATCCTCATAATTTGAAAACTCGTCGTATCGGTAATGATTTCGCTATAGAAGTGCATATCCGCTTACAGCCGGATATGACCGTTCGGGAGGCTCATGGGGTCGCTACCGGTATTGAGAATCGTTTGAGGGCTAAATACGGATCACATACTCACGTGGCCGTGCATGTGGAACCAGTGAAAAATGAATAG
- the mscL gene encoding large-conductance mechanosensitive channel protein MscL: MKLLDEFKAFALKGNVVDMAVGIIIGGAFGKIVSSLVSDIIMPPIGMLIGGMNFTNLHIVLQKAHMNEATGKMVEAVTLNYGNFIQTTIDFLIIAFSIFIAIKFMNKLRFKKEEAPAPAAPPAPSKEEILLTEIRDILKDKH, encoded by the coding sequence ATGAAACTTTTAGATGAATTCAAAGCTTTTGCCCTGAAAGGGAATGTGGTAGACATGGCTGTCGGTATCATTATCGGTGGTGCATTCGGAAAAATCGTATCATCACTGGTCAGTGACATCATCATGCCTCCTATCGGAATGCTTATCGGTGGTATGAATTTCACCAATTTACATATCGTACTGCAAAAAGCCCACATGAACGAGGCCACAGGCAAAATGGTCGAAGCTGTCACGCTCAACTACGGTAATTTTATACAAACCACAATCGACTTTTTGATTATTGCCTTCTCCATCTTTATCGCGATCAAATTCATGAATAAATTGAGATTCAAGAAAGAAGAGGCCCCGGCTCCTGCTGCTCCTCCTGCCCCATCAAAAGAAGAAATTCTATTGACAGAAATTCGGGATATCTTAAAAGACAAACACTGA
- the pyk gene encoding pyruvate kinase: MKKTKIVATISDKRCEVEFLEKLYRAGMNVVRLNTAHQDMEQALKVVENVRKVSDNIAILIDTKGPEVRTMLMDEPMHVDRGETVYLTGDPELKMDGKLIHVSYPYFAEDIKVGDKVLVDDGDVELVVVEKKDHYLEMMVTNEAVIKNRKSVNVPGASLKLESLSGKDRAFIDFAIDNNLDFIAHSFVRNKEDVMAIQAILDARGSKIKVIAKIENQEGVDNIDEILDYAYGVMVARGDLGIEIEAEKIPKIQRYIVKKCIESKKPVIIATQMLHTMIEHPRPTRAEISDIANAIYMGTDAIMLSGETAYGAYPEEAVNVMREVAEENEGTVPPDAGRSLVRINNEITAALARSAVKTALMLPIKAIVVDTLSGRTARYLSAFRSDLPVYARCYNERVMRELALSFGVYPYYTEKPMSRDEFMNDLPEMLMQNGIKADDYVVVVGGSFGHGKGASFIEVCKIGEIR; the protein is encoded by the coding sequence ATGAAGAAGACTAAGATTGTGGCTACCATATCTGATAAAAGATGTGAGGTAGAGTTTTTAGAGAAGTTATATCGTGCCGGGATGAACGTGGTGCGGTTGAATACAGCTCATCAGGATATGGAGCAGGCGTTGAAGGTAGTGGAGAATGTTCGAAAAGTTTCGGATAATATAGCCATCTTGATAGATACGAAAGGACCGGAAGTGAGAACCATGCTTATGGATGAACCGATGCACGTGGATCGGGGAGAAACGGTTTATCTGACGGGTGATCCGGAGTTGAAGATGGATGGGAAATTGATACACGTGTCGTACCCTTATTTTGCAGAAGATATAAAGGTTGGTGACAAGGTGTTGGTGGACGATGGGGACGTGGAGTTGGTCGTTGTTGAGAAGAAGGATCATTATCTGGAAATGATGGTGACAAACGAGGCTGTTATTAAGAATCGTAAGAGCGTGAATGTGCCGGGAGCTTCTTTAAAGTTGGAATCATTGAGTGGTAAAGACCGGGCGTTTATTGATTTCGCGATAGATAACAATTTGGATTTTATAGCTCATTCATTCGTACGTAATAAGGAGGATGTTATGGCGATACAGGCTATTTTGGATGCCCGGGGAAGTAAAATCAAGGTTATTGCCAAGATTGAGAATCAGGAGGGAGTGGATAATATTGACGAGATTTTGGATTATGCTTACGGGGTGATGGTTGCCCGCGGTGATTTGGGAATCGAGATCGAGGCGGAAAAAATCCCTAAGATTCAACGATATATTGTTAAGAAATGTATTGAAAGTAAGAAGCCCGTGATTATTGCCACACAGATGTTGCACACGATGATTGAGCATCCCAGACCGACTCGTGCGGAGATCAGTGATATTGCGAATGCGATTTACATGGGAACGGATGCGATCATGTTGAGCGGGGAGACGGCTTACGGTGCATATCCTGAGGAGGCGGTAAACGTGATGCGTGAAGTGGCAGAGGAGAACGAGGGAACAGTCCCTCCGGATGCGGGGAGAAGTTTGGTGCGTATAAATAACGAGATTACGGCAGCGTTGGCTCGTTCTGCTGTCAAAACAGCATTGATGTTGCCAATTAAGGCGATCGTGGTTGACACGCTTTCCGGACGTACGGCCCGTTATTTGTCTGCTTTTCGAAGTGATCTACCGGTTTATGCCCGGTGCTATAATGAACGGGTCATGCGTGAACTGGCGCTCTCGTTCGGGGTGTATCCTTATTATACAGAGAAGCCGATGTCCCGGGATGAGTTTATGAATGATCTTCCGGAGATGTTAATGCAAAATGGTATTAAGGCGGATGACTACGTGGTGGTTGTCGGGGGAAGTTTCGGGCATGGTAAAGGTGCTTCGTTTATTGAGGTATGCAAGATAGGGGAAATTCGGTAG
- the aroQ gene encoding type II 3-dehydroquinate dehydratase yields MKILILNGPNLNLLGIREKNIYGETSFEDYLSGLRDFYTMVEIEYYQSNVEGELINKIHEVGFSYDGIILNAGAYTHTSIALADAISAVPCPVIEVHISNTAKREAFRHVSFLTPVCRGVIAGFGLKSYELALQAFM; encoded by the coding sequence ATGAAGATATTGATTTTAAACGGTCCCAATCTTAATCTTTTGGGAATCAGGGAAAAAAATATTTACGGGGAGACCTCTTTCGAGGATTACCTGTCGGGGTTGAGAGATTTTTACACGATGGTAGAGATTGAGTATTACCAGTCGAACGTGGAGGGGGAGCTTATCAATAAAATTCATGAGGTGGGATTCTCCTATGATGGGATCATTTTGAATGCAGGGGCCTACACGCATACTTCGATCGCGCTTGCGGATGCTATCTCGGCAGTCCCTTGTCCCGTGATCGAGGTGCATATTTCTAACACGGCAAAGCGGGAAGCGTTCCGTCATGTTTCTTTCTTGACACCTGTTTGCCGGGGAGTAATTGCCGGTTTTGGGTTGAAATCTTATGAGCTTGCATTACAAGCTTTTATGTGA
- the xerD gene encoding site-specific tyrosine recombinase XerD has protein sequence MIWNEAIDSFRTYLVLEKSLSTNSVEAYLNDIRKLGAYCEQRTPSLTPKEVSYDVLNEYISALKDTGVTPRTQARSISSIKSFFKYLLYDGAIGHNPANSLDAPKIGRNLPSVLSVEEIEAMINAVDLTKQEGQRNKAILETLYSCGLRVSELVNLKLSQINFRTGYIKINGKGNKERIVPLGAKAKDEIRCYLKKDRDRMKKARGFEDILFLNKMGKSLSRVMIFNIIKEAALRAGLNKVVSPHTFRHSFASHLVNGGADIRTVQDMLGHESILTTEIYTHLDNSYLRDTITNFHPRAKKSRK, from the coding sequence ATGATTTGGAACGAAGCGATAGACAGTTTTCGGACTTATTTGGTTTTAGAAAAATCACTATCAACCAACTCGGTAGAAGCTTATTTGAATGACATCAGAAAGCTGGGGGCCTATTGTGAACAACGGACACCCTCATTGACTCCCAAAGAAGTGTCCTATGACGTATTAAACGAGTATATCTCCGCCCTCAAAGACACCGGGGTTACCCCTCGTACTCAAGCTAGAAGCATCTCCAGCATCAAATCTTTTTTCAAGTATTTGTTATATGATGGAGCTATCGGACATAACCCGGCAAACTCACTTGATGCACCAAAAATAGGAAGAAACCTTCCCAGCGTCCTTAGCGTCGAAGAAATTGAAGCCATGATTAATGCTGTGGATCTGACCAAACAAGAAGGACAACGTAACAAAGCAATCCTCGAAACATTATATTCTTGCGGTTTACGCGTATCCGAACTTGTCAACTTGAAGTTATCACAAATTAACTTCCGGACAGGATACATCAAAATCAACGGAAAAGGAAACAAGGAACGGATTGTTCCACTGGGAGCGAAAGCAAAAGACGAAATCCGTTGCTATTTGAAAAAAGATCGTGATAGGATGAAAAAAGCAAGAGGATTCGAGGACATTCTCTTTTTAAACAAGATGGGGAAATCTCTTTCCCGCGTAATGATATTCAACATCATCAAGGAAGCAGCACTCCGTGCCGGCTTGAATAAAGTAGTATCACCACACACCTTCCGCCACTCATTTGCTTCACACCTGGTAAACGGAGGAGCAGACATTCGCACAGTTCAAGATATGCTGGGACACGAATCTATCTTGACAACGGAAATTTACACACACCTGGATAACTCGTACCTTAGGGATACCATCACAAATTTTCACCCCAGAGCAAAGAAATCCCGCAAATGA
- the miaA gene encoding tRNA (adenosine(37)-N6)-dimethylallyltransferase MiaA, with amino-acid sequence MYNLLTILGATATGKTSLAVRLAAELKGEIISADSRQIYRGMDLGTGKDLDEYVYEGRRVPYHLIDIADAGFRFNLFMYQQEFLKVWRDCERRGVFPVLCGGSGLYVESILKAYRMTPVPENPELREQLAHKSLTELSGILASYRSLHNTTDTDTVKRAIRAIEIAEYYKTHEPEEGEFPEVKSLIVGVLFDRETRRKRITERLHTRLQAGMVDEVKGLLDKGIKPEDLIYYGLEYKYLTLYLTGELKYDDMVEQLNIAIHQFAKRQMTWFRKMERDGFDIKWLDGNMPLDEKVGQVKEWLY; translated from the coding sequence ATGTATAATTTACTGACCATTTTGGGGGCTACGGCCACAGGGAAGACCTCTTTAGCGGTACGTTTGGCCGCGGAACTGAAAGGAGAGATTATTTCAGCCGATTCGAGACAAATTTATCGTGGAATGGATCTTGGCACGGGGAAAGATTTGGACGAATATGTTTACGAGGGGAGACGTGTGCCTTATCATTTGATTGATATTGCTGATGCCGGGTTTCGTTTTAATCTGTTCATGTACCAACAGGAGTTTTTAAAAGTGTGGAGGGATTGCGAACGCAGAGGTGTTTTTCCTGTTTTGTGTGGGGGAAGCGGTTTGTACGTGGAGTCTATCCTAAAAGCTTACCGGATGACTCCTGTTCCGGAGAATCCCGAGTTACGGGAGCAGTTGGCTCATAAGTCTTTGACAGAGTTATCGGGTATATTGGCTTCTTATCGTTCGTTGCATAATACCACGGATACGGACACGGTGAAGCGAGCTATTCGGGCTATCGAGATTGCCGAGTATTATAAAACTCATGAACCGGAGGAGGGGGAGTTCCCGGAAGTAAAGTCGTTGATTGTTGGCGTGTTGTTTGATCGGGAAACTCGTAGGAAGCGAATTACCGAACGTTTGCACACTCGTTTACAAGCGGGTATGGTTGATGAAGTGAAGGGATTGCTTGATAAGGGGATAAAGCCGGAAGATCTGATCTATTACGGGTTGGAGTACAAATATTTGACCTTGTATTTGACCGGAGAGTTGAAGTATGACGATATGGTGGAACAATTAAATATTGCCATCCATCAGTTTGCCAAACGTCAAATGACATGGTTTCGTAAAATGGAACGGGATGGATTTGACATTAAGTGGTTAGATGGGAATATGCCTTTGGATGAGAAAGTTGGACAGGTGAAAGAGTGGCTTTATTGA
- a CDS encoding GNAT family N-acetyltransferase: MINDDIIRLRALEPEDLECLYKWENDMDLWEVSDTLTPFSLFTLKKYIETCHLDIYTTKQLRLMIERVDTNERIGLVDLYDFDPYHQRAGIGIMIHNTENQKQGYATAAIRLMIDYCFETLGLNQIYSSVPSGNIGSRKLFEKLGFVQTGYRKNWLRRGNGWEDIVYFQLLNQ, from the coding sequence ATGATAAATGATGACATCATTCGCTTAAGAGCTTTAGAACCTGAAGACTTGGAATGCCTGTATAAATGGGAAAACGATATGGATCTGTGGGAAGTCAGCGACACGCTTACCCCTTTCTCCCTGTTTACGTTAAAGAAATACATCGAAACTTGTCATCTGGATATATATACCACCAAACAACTCCGCTTAATGATTGAAAGAGTGGATACGAACGAGCGGATTGGACTAGTTGACCTCTATGATTTCGACCCGTACCATCAGCGTGCCGGTATCGGAATTATGATCCACAATACGGAAAATCAAAAACAGGGCTACGCGACAGCCGCCATTCGCCTGATGATCGACTACTGTTTCGAAACATTGGGACTAAACCAGATTTACAGTAGCGTACCCAGTGGCAACATTGGCAGCCGCAAACTCTTCGAAAAACTTGGTTTCGTGCAGACCGGATACCGAAAAAATTGGCTCCGACGAGGAAATGGCTGGGAAGACATTGTATATTTCCAACTACTAAATCAATAA
- a CDS encoding ATP-dependent Clp protease ATP-binding subunit, whose translation MGKEDTRRLKQIMTSAGEEAKRLGNSKIYPEHLFLGLLKLRSGRAIDILMSLGLDFYEVKDKIEQRLGGKRYKSDKVESFDFTLAANSVLKRVSDEAWDLGDNELDSEHVMLAILRNQAGFVTKLFKTMNIDYDIFKEAVLKEKMRMQSEFNDEGDDPEEGDDESSMYNPYRQGGPVSSKSDTPVLDNFGNDITKAAEEGALDPIVGRDREIERLAQILSRRKKNNPVLIGDPGVGKSAIAEGLALRIVQKKVSRVLFDKRVISLDIASIVAGTKYRGQFEERMKAILAELAKNRNIILFIDEIHTIVGAGSSGGNLDAANMLKPALARGEIQCIGATTLDEYRQNIEKDGALERRFQKVLVEPTSFDETVEILNNIKSRYEDHHNVRYTDEAIKACVKLTTRYISDRALPDKAIDALDEAGSRVHISNINVPPIIEQLEKDVEEVKEKKKEAVKQQNFEVAAAFRDKERQLLKQLEEEKVNWERDLQENRVTVTEEHIAEVVAMMTGVPVKRIAKTEGMKLLQMHDELSESVVGQQEAIEKIVKAIHRNRAGLKDPNRPIGSFIFLGPTGVGKTQLAKVLARYLFDTEDALIRIDMSEYMEKFAVSRLVGAPPGYVGYEEGGQLTEKVRRKPYSVVLLDEIEKAHPDVFNILLQLLDDGQLTDSLGRKVDFKNTIVIMTSNIGSRQLKDFGRGIGFGSQNMEGNSEYARGVVQKALKNAFSPEFLNRIDDIIMFNPLTKEDIYKIIDIELKSLFKRVNDLGLVITISKEAKDFIIEKGYDPQYGARPLKRAIQKYLEDELAEVIIKGVAEGTELDVGYDKENDKLMIAEKEK comes from the coding sequence ATGGGAAAAGAAGATACAAGACGACTAAAACAGATTATGACTTCGGCAGGCGAGGAAGCAAAGCGACTGGGAAATTCTAAAATTTACCCGGAGCATTTGTTTTTGGGTTTGTTGAAGTTGAGGAGTGGAAGGGCGATTGATATATTGATGTCTTTGGGATTGGATTTTTACGAGGTGAAAGATAAGATAGAGCAACGCCTGGGGGGTAAACGTTATAAATCCGATAAAGTGGAAAGTTTTGACTTTACATTAGCGGCGAATAGCGTGTTGAAGCGTGTATCCGACGAGGCGTGGGATCTGGGGGATAATGAACTGGATTCGGAACATGTGATGCTGGCCATATTGAGAAATCAAGCCGGTTTTGTGACAAAGTTGTTTAAAACTATGAATATAGATTACGACATCTTTAAAGAGGCCGTGCTAAAAGAGAAGATGCGGATGCAGTCCGAGTTCAATGACGAAGGGGATGATCCGGAAGAGGGAGATGATGAATCTTCGATGTATAATCCTTATCGTCAGGGAGGGCCTGTTTCTTCCAAATCCGATACTCCCGTGTTGGATAATTTCGGGAATGATATCACGAAAGCCGCGGAAGAGGGGGCTTTGGACCCGATCGTGGGACGTGATCGGGAGATCGAGCGTTTGGCACAGATTCTGAGCCGTCGTAAGAAGAATAACCCGGTGTTGATCGGGGATCCGGGAGTCGGTAAATCGGCTATTGCCGAGGGCCTTGCCTTGCGTATCGTTCAGAAGAAGGTGTCGCGGGTGCTATTTGACAAGCGAGTGATTTCTTTGGATATTGCTTCTATCGTGGCGGGAACGAAGTACCGCGGTCAATTCGAGGAACGGATGAAAGCGATTCTTGCCGAGTTGGCAAAGAATCGGAATATCATTTTGTTTATCGATGAGATTCACACGATTGTCGGGGCCGGAAGTTCCGGGGGTAACTTGGATGCGGCCAATATGTTGAAACCGGCGTTGGCCCGCGGAGAGATTCAATGTATCGGGGCAACGACGTTGGATGAGTATCGCCAGAATATAGAGAAGGATGGAGCCTTGGAGCGTCGTTTCCAGAAGGTGCTGGTGGAACCGACCTCGTTTGACGAGACGGTGGAAATATTGAATAATATTAAGTCCCGTTACGAGGATCACCATAACGTGCGTTACACGGACGAGGCGATCAAGGCCTGTGTAAAACTGACAACCCGTTATATTTCCGATCGGGCTTTGCCGGATAAGGCGATTGATGCCTTGGATGAGGCGGGGTCGAGAGTGCATATATCCAATATAAATGTACCACCTATTATCGAGCAGTTGGAGAAGGACGTGGAAGAGGTGAAGGAGAAGAAGAAGGAGGCCGTGAAACAACAGAACTTTGAGGTGGCGGCTGCTTTCCGGGATAAGGAACGACAGTTGTTGAAGCAGTTGGAAGAAGAGAAGGTAAATTGGGAACGGGATTTGCAGGAGAACCGGGTGACCGTGACCGAAGAGCATATTGCCGAGGTGGTGGCTATGATGACCGGGGTTCCGGTGAAACGTATTGCCAAGACCGAGGGAATGAAGTTGTTGCAGATGCATGATGAATTGAGCGAGAGTGTTGTCGGGCAGCAGGAAGCGATAGAGAAGATCGTGAAGGCGATACACCGAAACCGTGCCGGGTTGAAAGATCCGAATCGTCCGATCGGTTCATTTATTTTCTTGGGACCGACAGGTGTCGGGAAGACGCAGTTGGCCAAGGTGCTGGCCCGTTACTTGTTTGATACCGAGGATGCGTTGATCCGGATAGATATGAGTGAGTACATGGAAAAATTCGCCGTGTCCCGACTGGTGGGTGCACCTCCGGGATACGTGGGATACGAGGAAGGTGGGCAGTTGACCGAGAAAGTACGTCGTAAACCGTATTCTGTGGTGTTGCTGGACGAGATCGAAAAGGCTCACCCGGATGTGTTCAATATTCTGTTACAGTTGTTGGATGACGGGCAGTTGACCGATAGTTTGGGACGGAAAGTAGATTTCAAAAATACGATCGTGATTATGACATCCAATATCGGTAGCCGTCAGTTGAAAGATTTCGGTCGGGGAATCGGTTTCGGTTCTCAGAATATGGAGGGAAATAGCGAGTACGCCAGGGGTGTTGTTCAGAAAGCGTTGAAGAATGCTTTCTCGCCGGAGTTCTTGAATCGTATTGATGATATTATCATGTTTAATCCTTTGACGAAAGAGGATATCTATAAGATTATCGATATCGAGTTGAAGAGTCTGTTTAAACGGGTGAACGATCTCGGTTTGGTGATTACGATCTCGAAAGAGGCGAAAGATTTCATCATCGAGAAAGGGTATGATCCGCAGTATGGTGCCCGTCCGCTGAAACGAGCTATCCAGAAGTATCTGGAGGATGAGTTGGCAGAGGTGATTATCAAAGGAGTCGCAGAGGGAACGGAGTTGGATGTGGGGTATGATAAGGAGAACGATAAATTGATGATCGCCGAGAAAGAAAAATAA
- a CDS encoding helix-hairpin-helix domain-containing protein has product MPFNEPLERLKQAGEVDMLPLDVVIYALDIPGIDFHKAGLLSVKFDYIYRLYTATLEEIAETDEMSREDAERVYRFLQGKEKLIRKMNTLSVYRLQERSVDNLIAGIEKSKQRNLPEFINALGIRYIGETASRNLARHFKEVRKLMDATFEQLTEVEDIGEQMAGSVIRYFEKTENREMMERFLQYGISGTMQEEEGESDRLAGTTFVITGTLSLPREHFKAMILKAGGKVSDSVSSKTTYLLAGENAGSKWQKAQKLNVTILTEEEFNTLMGS; this is encoded by the coding sequence ATGCCGTTCAACGAGCCGCTGGAGCGTTTGAAGCAGGCCGGGGAGGTGGATATGCTGCCGTTGGATGTGGTGATTTACGCGCTGGATATACCCGGAATTGATTTCCATAAGGCGGGGTTGTTGTCGGTTAAGTTTGACTACATTTACCGTCTGTACACGGCAACGCTGGAGGAGATCGCGGAGACTGACGAAATGTCACGTGAGGATGCCGAGCGGGTGTATCGTTTTTTGCAGGGGAAGGAAAAGTTGATCCGGAAGATGAACACCTTGAGCGTGTATCGTTTACAGGAAAGATCGGTGGATAATTTGATTGCCGGGATCGAGAAATCAAAGCAGAGGAATCTGCCGGAATTCATTAATGCACTGGGGATTCGCTATATCGGAGAGACGGCTTCGAGAAATTTGGCCCGTCATTTTAAGGAGGTCCGGAAGTTGATGGACGCGACATTTGAGCAGCTGACGGAGGTGGAAGATATCGGGGAGCAGATGGCGGGTAGCGTGATCCGTTATTTTGAAAAAACGGAGAACCGGGAGATGATGGAACGCTTTTTGCAATATGGTATTAGCGGAACAATGCAGGAAGAGGAGGGAGAATCCGATCGGTTGGCCGGAACTACCTTCGTGATCACGGGAACTCTTTCGTTACCGCGGGAACATTTTAAGGCTATGATCTTGAAGGCCGGGGGAAAAGTCAGTGATTCCGTGTCTAGCAAGACGACTTATCTGCTGGCGGGAGAGAATGCCGGGAGTAAATGGCAAAAAGCACAGAAGTTAAATGTAACTATTTTGACCGAAGAAGAGTTTAACACGTTAATGGGTTCATGA
- a CDS encoding DRTGG domain-containing protein translates to MTLKEIAALSNAQVIHENNHLDKTIRHAFAADLMSDVLRLDTSEMILITGLANLQVIRTAEMSDINFILFVRGKQATPDMVELAKECNIAILQSKQSMFKVCGLLYEAGLEPIY, encoded by the coding sequence ATGACTCTCAAGGAAATTGCCGCGTTATCAAATGCCCAAGTAATCCACGAAAACAACCATCTCGACAAAACCATCCGCCACGCCTTCGCTGCCGACCTGATGAGCGATGTACTCCGGTTAGATACCAGCGAGATGATTCTCATCACGGGACTCGCCAACTTACAAGTGATTCGCACGGCAGAAATGTCTGACATCAATTTCATCCTATTTGTTCGAGGAAAACAAGCCACCCCCGATATGGTAGAACTAGCCAAAGAATGCAACATCGCTATCCTACAAAGCAAACAAAGCATGTTCAAAGTTTGCGGACTCCTGTACGAAGCAGGGCTAGAACCCATCTATTAA
- a CDS encoding ATP-binding protein has translation MEFNYNIEGGNFSRAGTASSEVKKILKQLNVNPAVLKRIVVALYEAEVNVVAHAYEGTMQVSIDPAVITVVISDRGPGIPDIDLAMQEGYSTASPEVREMGFGAGMGLPNMQKNCDKLTIESKVNEGTKVTMTTFF, from the coding sequence ATGGAATTCAACTATAACATCGAGGGGGGAAACTTTTCTCGTGCCGGAACCGCCTCCAGCGAGGTAAAAAAAATATTGAAACAACTAAACGTCAATCCCGCCGTGCTAAAGCGGATTGTAGTTGCCCTCTACGAAGCAGAGGTAAACGTGGTTGCTCACGCCTATGAAGGCACCATGCAAGTGTCCATCGACCCCGCGGTCATCACCGTGGTCATCAGCGACCGGGGCCCCGGCATTCCGGACATCGACCTCGCCATGCAGGAAGGATACTCCACGGCCTCACCCGAAGTCCGGGAAATGGGATTCGGGGCAGGCATGGGTCTACCGAACATGCAGAAAAACTGCGACAAACTAACCATCGAATCCAAAGTCAACGAGGGAACAAAAGTCACGATGACCACGTTTTTCTAA